From the Lathyrus oleraceus cultivar Zhongwan6 chromosome 4, CAAS_Psat_ZW6_1.0, whole genome shotgun sequence genome, one window contains:
- the LOC127135393 gene encoding transcription factor MYBS3: MSHIEMIDLTNSRDSSPSPYISSSIVPMILNIGHVSTKPNLHNHIDHHQHQNNVLVSPPQGFRVPPQSEFNNNTSQIATMPQLGIHSGSSVARVLQPLSEPNTFPFPNGSRFRVPWSQQEHDLFVMGLTEYGKGKWSKIAKHYVCNKTPQQVQCYARSFFKYLPASYVHRFKRKKLSSNTDNFVSRKNKETLNLFPMKDYREESSTFMNVPRVSSSNGEVDVELRLSLYK, encoded by the exons ATGTCTCATATTGAGATGATTGATCTTACAAACTCTCGTGATTCCTCTCCGTCACCATACATATCTTCATCTATTGTACCAATGATCCTTAACATTGGTCATGTTTCTACCAAACCTAATCTTCACAATCATATAGATCATCACCAACACCAAAATAATGTGTTGGTGTCACCGCCACAAGGATTCAGGGTTCCACCACAATCAGAATTCAACAATAACACTTCCCAGATCGCTACTATGCCCCAGCTTGGTATACATAGTGGAAGCTCAGTTGCGAGGGTTCTTCAACCGTTATCTGAACCAAATACCTTTCCATTTCCAAATGGATCTAGGTTCAGGGTCCCgtggtcacaacaagagcatgA TTTATTTGTGATGGGGCTTACTGAATATGGAAAAGGGAAATGGAGCAAAATAGCAAAACACTATGTATGCAACAAGACACCACAACAAGTTCAATGCTATGCTCGTAGCTTTTTCAAGTATCTACCAGCTTCATATGTGCATCGTTTTAAGAGAAAGAAACTATCTTCAAATACCGACAACTTTGTTTCTAGAAAAAACAAAGAAACTCTCAATCTTTTTCCTATGAAAGATTATAGAGAAGAATCTAGTACTTTCATGAATGTGCCTAGGGTTTCTTCTAGTAATGGAGAAGTTGATGTGGAGCTCCGTTTGAGTTTATATAAGTGA